In Vibrio celticus, one genomic interval encodes:
- the nrdA gene encoding class 1a ribonucleoside-diphosphate reductase subunit alpha: MNQQLTVTKRNGRKETIDLEKIHRVITWAAEGLHNVSVSQVELKAHIQFYDGITTTDIHETIIKSAADLISEETPDYQYLAARLSVFHLRKKAYGEYEPPALYDHVAKLVDMGKYDSHLMEDYTKAEFEELDEYIDHKRDLDFSYAAVKQLEGKYFVQNRVTKEIYESAQFLYILVAACLFAKYPKSTRLDYIKRFYDASSTFKISLPTPIMSGVRTPTRQFSSCVLIECGDSLDSINATASSIVRYVSQRAGIGINAGRIRALGSEIRNGEAFHTGCIPFYKYFQTAVKCCSQGGVRGGAATVFYPLWHGEVQSLLVLKNNRGVEENRVRHMDYGVQLNKLMYSRLVQGGNISLFSPSDVPGLYDAFFENQDRFEELYVKYENDPSVKRETVKAVELFSLLMQERASTGRIYIQNVDHCNTHSPFDSEVAPVRQSNLCLEIALPTKPLSNVEDDEGEIALCTLSAFNLGAINELDDLAELSELVVRALDALLDYQDYPLPAAYKSTMNRRTLGVGVINYAYYLAKNGVKYSDGSANGLTHRTFEAIQYHLLKASVELAKEQGRCPSFHETNYAKGLLPIDTYKKDIDLVCEEPLHYDWDSLREEIMEHGLRNSTLTALMPSETSSQISNATNGIEPPRGYVSVKASKDGILKQVVPDFLNLKENYELLWNIGSNDGYLHLVGIMQKFVDQAISANTNYDPSVYDSGKVPMKKLLQDLLTAYKYGVKTLYYHNTRDGAKDDQGDAVQVPEEDCEGGGCKI; the protein is encoded by the coding sequence ATGAACCAACAACTTACTGTTACCAAGCGTAACGGGCGCAAAGAAACGATCGATCTAGAGAAGATCCATCGCGTGATTACATGGGCAGCTGAAGGCTTGCACAATGTTTCTGTATCACAAGTAGAATTGAAAGCTCACATTCAGTTTTACGATGGCATCACCACTACTGACATTCATGAAACTATCATCAAGTCAGCAGCGGATTTAATCTCTGAAGAGACTCCTGATTACCAATATCTAGCAGCACGTCTGTCTGTATTCCACCTACGTAAAAAAGCGTACGGCGAATACGAGCCGCCTGCACTGTATGACCACGTTGCAAAACTGGTTGATATGGGTAAATACGATAGCCACCTTATGGAAGACTACACGAAAGCTGAATTCGAAGAGCTTGACGAGTACATCGACCACAAACGTGACTTAGACTTCTCTTACGCAGCGGTTAAGCAGCTCGAAGGTAAATACTTCGTGCAAAACCGTGTAACGAAAGAAATCTACGAGAGTGCTCAGTTCCTTTACATTTTAGTTGCTGCGTGTCTATTCGCTAAATACCCGAAATCGACTCGTCTTGACTACATCAAACGTTTTTACGACGCATCGTCTACGTTTAAGATTTCTCTACCTACACCGATCATGTCTGGTGTACGTACGCCTACTCGTCAATTCAGTTCTTGTGTACTGATCGAGTGTGGTGACAGCCTTGATTCAATCAACGCAACAGCAAGCTCAATTGTTCGTTACGTATCTCAACGTGCTGGTATTGGTATCAACGCAGGTCGTATCCGTGCGCTTGGTTCTGAAATCCGTAATGGTGAAGCGTTCCACACGGGCTGTATCCCTTTCTACAAATACTTCCAGACAGCAGTAAAATGTTGTTCTCAAGGTGGTGTTCGTGGCGGTGCAGCAACAGTGTTCTACCCACTATGGCACGGTGAAGTTCAGTCTCTATTAGTACTGAAAAACAACCGCGGCGTTGAAGAGAACCGTGTTCGTCACATGGATTACGGCGTACAACTGAACAAGCTTATGTACTCTCGCCTAGTTCAAGGTGGCAACATCAGCCTGTTCTCACCTTCAGACGTACCTGGCCTTTACGATGCGTTCTTCGAAAACCAAGACCGTTTTGAAGAGCTATACGTTAAGTACGAAAACGATCCTTCAGTGAAGCGTGAAACGGTTAAAGCCGTTGAGCTGTTCTCTCTGCTAATGCAAGAGCGTGCTTCTACTGGTCGTATCTACATTCAGAACGTTGACCACTGTAATACACACAGCCCGTTTGATTCTGAAGTTGCACCTGTTCGTCAATCGAACCTATGTCTAGAAATCGCGCTTCCTACTAAGCCACTTTCTAACGTAGAAGATGACGAAGGCGAAATTGCACTATGTACGCTTTCAGCATTCAACCTTGGCGCAATCAATGAACTAGACGACCTAGCAGAGCTTTCTGAGCTGGTTGTTCGTGCTCTAGATGCACTGCTTGATTACCAAGACTACCCGCTTCCAGCTGCATACAAGTCGACAATGAACCGTCGTACTTTAGGTGTAGGTGTAATCAACTACGCATACTACCTAGCTAAGAATGGTGTTAAGTACTCTGATGGCAGCGCGAATGGCCTGACTCATCGTACTTTTGAAGCAATTCAATACCACTTGCTAAAAGCATCTGTTGAACTAGCGAAAGAGCAAGGTCGTTGCCCATCTTTCCACGAGACCAACTACGCGAAAGGCCTACTGCCAATCGATACTTACAAAAAAGATATCGACTTAGTATGTGAAGAGCCACTGCACTACGATTGGGATTCTCTACGTGAAGAGATCATGGAGCACGGTCTGCGTAACTCTACGCTAACAGCGCTTATGCCTTCTGAGACATCGTCTCAAATCTCGAACGCGACTAACGGTATCGAGCCACCACGTGGTTACGTATCAGTGAAAGCATCGAAAGACGGCATCCTGAAGCAAGTGGTTCCAGATTTCCTAAATCTTAAAGAGAACTACGAGCTACTTTGGAACATTGGTTCTAACGACGGTTACCTACACCTAGTGGGTATCATGCAAAAATTCGTTGACCAAGCTATCTCTGCAAACACTAACTATGATCCAAGTGTTTACGACAGCGGTAAAGTACCAATGAAGAAGCTGCTTCAAGACCTACTAACAGCGTACAAGTACGGTGTTAAGACGCTTTACTACCATAACACTCGTGATGGTGCTAAAGACGACCAAGGCGATGCAGTTCAAGTGCCGGAAGAAGATTGTGAAGGCGGCGGTTGTAAGATCTAA
- a CDS encoding DMSO/selenate family reductase complex B subunit: MKQYGFYIDSSKCTGCKTCQLACKDYNDLDIKTNYRRVYEYAGGGFTQDGDTWVQKDVFSYYLSIACNHCTNPACVKVCPSGAMHKRDEDGLVVVDESVCIGCQHCSNACPYGAPQYNAKKGHMTKCDGCYQRVSEGKQPICVESCPLRALEFGEINTLREKYGSGADVAPLPSSTETLPNIVIKLNKNAKPTGDTSGHLANPKEV; this comes from the coding sequence ATGAAACAATACGGCTTTTACATTGATTCAAGTAAATGCACGGGTTGTAAAACCTGTCAGCTTGCTTGTAAAGATTATAACGATCTAGACATCAAAACGAACTACCGTCGCGTATACGAATACGCAGGTGGTGGCTTCACTCAAGATGGTGATACCTGGGTTCAGAAAGATGTCTTTTCTTACTACCTGTCTATCGCTTGTAACCACTGTACTAACCCAGCGTGTGTGAAAGTGTGTCCTTCGGGCGCGATGCACAAACGTGATGAAGACGGTTTGGTTGTGGTTGATGAGAGCGTTTGTATTGGTTGTCAGCACTGCAGCAATGCGTGTCCTTACGGCGCACCACAATACAATGCTAAGAAAGGTCACATGACTAAATGCGATGGTTGTTACCAACGTGTTTCTGAAGGCAAACAGCCTATCTGTGTTGAATCTTGCCCACTTCGTGCATTGGAGTTTGGTGAAATCAATACACTTCGCGAGAAGTACGGCTCTGGTGCGGATGTGGCTCCACTGCCATCTTCAACAGAAACGCTACCGAACATCGTGATTAAGCTGAACAAAAACGCGAAGCCGACTGGCGATACCAGTGGTCACCTAGCAAACCCGAAGGAGGTGTAA
- the napF gene encoding ferredoxin-type protein NapF yields MSEQINSNRRGFLTRLSKPVKAAANYEEISQRLHARPPRAVDEVLFECLCDGCELCEQACPNSVIEMLEGSALLNLDYNSCSMCNKCTEVCPTGALHPTVTPYIDLKPSFADSCNNYMQMDCSACQTACSAGAIHIEVGELPTVDKDKCNGCGECRSACYIGSVTLNLTRQ; encoded by the coding sequence ATGTCTGAACAAATAAATTCAAATAGACGCGGTTTCTTAACTCGACTTTCTAAACCGGTTAAAGCAGCCGCGAATTATGAAGAGATATCACAGCGCTTGCACGCAAGGCCGCCAAGAGCGGTCGACGAGGTGCTGTTTGAGTGTCTTTGCGACGGTTGTGAGCTGTGTGAGCAAGCGTGTCCGAATAGCGTTATTGAAATGCTAGAGGGCAGTGCGCTGCTGAATTTGGATTACAACAGTTGTTCTATGTGTAACAAATGCACTGAAGTGTGTCCGACTGGCGCACTTCATCCAACGGTCACACCTTATATCGACCTCAAGCCGAGTTTTGCTGATAGCTGCAATAATTACATGCAAATGGATTGTTCAGCATGCCAAACTGCGTGTTCAGCAGGTGCGATACACATCGAAGTAGGAGAGTTGCCTACAGTGGACAAAGATAAGTGTAACGGCTGTGGAGAGTGCCGAAGCGCTTGTTATATTGGCTCTGTGACTCTTAACCTGACTCGGCAATAA
- a CDS encoding molecular chaperone TorD family protein yields the protein MIIDTHKLLGSLFYKAINKEQLLTIVEALVESEVLSEECLLALRSEQEIALSAEFSRLFEGVGDMPAPPWGSVYLDKDRVVFGASTVEYRQFLELNQIELDTGLREPEDQFGLMLFAHAYLLENNNINSASELLECHLLPWSSVYLDKLNTASDLSFYKQLSSDVIDWFKYLTSEYNLNVATKKLYID from the coding sequence ATGATTATCGATACGCACAAACTGTTGGGTTCGCTATTTTATAAAGCGATAAATAAAGAACAGTTGTTAACCATTGTCGAAGCCTTGGTTGAGAGTGAAGTTCTATCAGAAGAATGTCTGCTGGCACTGAGAAGTGAGCAGGAAATCGCCTTGTCTGCGGAATTTAGTCGCTTGTTTGAAGGCGTTGGAGACATGCCAGCTCCACCTTGGGGCTCTGTATACCTAGATAAAGACCGTGTTGTATTCGGCGCGTCGACTGTGGAATATCGCCAGTTCTTAGAGTTGAATCAGATTGAGTTGGACACAGGATTAAGAGAGCCAGAGGATCAGTTTGGTTTAATGCTATTCGCCCATGCATATTTGTTAGAAAATAATAATATTAATTCAGCCAGTGAATTACTTGAGTGCCATTTATTACCTTGGTCTTCTGTTTATTTGGATAAATTAAATACAGCATCAGATTTATCATTTTATAAGCAGCTATCAAGTGATGTAATAGATTGGTTTAAGTATTTAACATCTGAATATAATTTAAACGTTGCTACTAAAAAGTTATATATCGACTAA
- a CDS encoding dimethyl sulfoxide reductase anchor subunit family protein yields the protein MIFHEWSLIFFTVLAQTAVGGYLLISARALVLGHDEEKLNSYKVPMFILWALMGLGFMFSTTHLGSPLRAFNAFNQLGSAWLSNEVFFGAAFFAVGGLQWLLSVVKKGGVAIQKALMVGAMVLGAIFMYAMINVYMINTVPTWDNIYTPLSFIMTMVVGGLLLSQFVIIFANDSRFTVDRNITMLAVIAVAISLLVTVGKLNLIGDIQTSAAKASELVDGLGSYVILQVALLMTSLLIWILPMLNKAKVNPVNLGLALVLFLASELIGRGLFYSLHMTSGL from the coding sequence ATGATTTTTCATGAGTGGTCTTTAATCTTCTTTACGGTGCTGGCGCAAACTGCAGTTGGTGGTTACTTACTTATTAGTGCTCGCGCACTGGTACTTGGTCATGACGAAGAGAAACTAAACAGCTACAAGGTTCCAATGTTCATTCTATGGGCACTGATGGGGCTTGGCTTCATGTTCTCGACAACGCACCTTGGCTCTCCACTGCGCGCGTTTAACGCTTTTAACCAACTAGGCTCAGCTTGGCTGTCTAACGAAGTATTTTTCGGTGCGGCATTCTTCGCAGTAGGTGGTCTTCAATGGTTACTGTCTGTGGTTAAGAAAGGTGGCGTAGCTATCCAGAAAGCACTGATGGTTGGCGCGATGGTGTTGGGTGCAATCTTCATGTACGCGATGATCAACGTATACATGATCAACACAGTACCTACGTGGGACAACATCTACACACCACTGAGCTTCATCATGACGATGGTTGTGGGCGGTTTATTGCTGTCTCAATTCGTGATTATATTCGCTAACGACAGTCGCTTTACGGTTGACCGTAACATCACCATGCTGGCTGTGATTGCTGTTGCGATCAGCTTGCTTGTGACAGTAGGAAAACTGAACCTAATCGGTGACATCCAAACTTCAGCTGCAAAAGCGTCTGAGTTAGTCGATGGTTTAGGTAGCTATGTAATTCTTCAAGTGGCGCTGCTGATGACAAGCTTGTTGATTTGGATTCTACCTATGCTGAACAAAGCAAAAGTGAACCCAGTTAACCTTGGCTTAGCACTAGTACTGTTCTTGGCTTCAGAGTTAATCGGCCGTGGTTTGTTCTACAGTCTACATATGACAAGCGGTTTGTAA
- the nrdB gene encoding class Ia ribonucleoside-diphosphate reductase subunit beta, giving the protein MAYSTFSQQKNDQLKEPMFLGQSVNVARYDQQKFEIFEKLIEKQLSFFWRPEEVDVSSDRIDYNKLPEHEKHIFISNLKYQTLLDSIQGRSPNVALLPLVSLPEVETWIETWSFSETIHSRSYTHIIRNIVNDPGVVFDDIVENEEILKRAKDIAFYYDDLIKLTADYHRYGEGNHSINGEDVKISLHDLKKKLYLCLMSVNALEAIRFYVSFACSFAFAERELMEGNAKIIKLIARDEALHLTGTQHMINLLRNGQDDFEFMQIAEECKQECFDLFKEAAEQEKEWAEYLFKDGSMIGLNKDILCQYVEYITNIRMQAVGLGTAYPAATSNPIPWINAWLSSDNVQVAPQEAEISSYLVGQIDNEVKADDFEGFEL; this is encoded by the coding sequence ATGGCTTACAGTACTTTTTCTCAGCAAAAAAATGACCAACTAAAAGAACCAATGTTCTTGGGTCAGTCGGTAAACGTTGCACGTTACGACCAACAAAAATTCGAAATCTTCGAAAAGTTGATCGAGAAGCAGCTTTCTTTCTTCTGGCGTCCAGAAGAAGTAGACGTGTCTAGCGACCGTATCGACTACAACAAGCTTCCTGAGCATGAAAAGCACATCTTCATCTCTAACTTGAAGTACCAAACGCTTCTAGATTCTATCCAAGGCCGCAGCCCTAACGTTGCCCTACTTCCACTGGTATCTCTACCAGAAGTTGAAACTTGGATTGAAACTTGGTCTTTCTCTGAAACGATTCACTCTCGTTCTTACACGCACATCATCCGTAACATCGTGAACGATCCAGGCGTAGTATTCGACGACATCGTTGAAAACGAAGAGATTCTAAAGCGCGCTAAAGACATCGCTTTCTACTACGACGACCTAATCAAGCTAACGGCTGACTACCACCGCTACGGTGAAGGCAACCACAGCATCAACGGCGAAGACGTTAAGATTTCACTTCACGACCTGAAGAAGAAACTTTACCTATGTCTAATGTCTGTAAACGCACTCGAAGCGATTCGTTTCTACGTAAGTTTCGCATGTTCATTTGCATTCGCTGAACGTGAGCTAATGGAAGGTAACGCGAAGATCATCAAGCTAATCGCTCGTGATGAAGCACTTCACCTTACTGGTACACAGCACATGATCAACTTGCTACGTAACGGTCAAGATGACTTCGAATTCATGCAGATCGCTGAAGAATGTAAGCAAGAGTGTTTCGACCTATTCAAAGAAGCGGCTGAGCAAGAAAAAGAGTGGGCAGAATACCTATTCAAAGATGGCTCTATGATTGGTCTAAACAAAGACATACTTTGCCAATACGTTGAGTACATTACCAACATCCGTATGCAGGCTGTTGGTCTAGGTACTGCTTACCCAGCAGCAACGTCGAACCCGATTCCATGGATCAACGCTTGGTTGTCTTCAGATAACGTTCAAGTTGCTCCACAAGAAGCAGAAATCAGTTCTTACCTAGTTGGCCAAATCGACAACGAAGTAAAAGCTGACGACTTTGAAGGATTTGAGCTGTAA
- the ubiG gene encoding bifunctional 2-polyprenyl-6-hydroxyphenol methylase/3-demethylubiquinol 3-O-methyltransferase UbiG: protein MDALFNLEMPIMTKSQNVDPAEIKKFEDMASRWWDLEGEFKPLHQINPLRLNYVLEKTEGLFGKKVLDVGCGGGILAESMAVEGAIVTGLDMGKEPLEVARLHALETGTKLDYIQSTIEDHAEQNPQTYDVVTCMEMLEHVPDPQSVITACSKLVKPGGHVFFSTLNRNFKSYLFAIVGAEKLLKIVPEGTHEHEKFIRPAELIKMVDNTPLQELGITGLHYNPLTDTYRLGTNVDVNYIVHTQNFG from the coding sequence ATGGATGCATTATTTAACTTGGAAATGCCGATTATGACTAAATCACAGAACGTAGACCCAGCAGAAATCAAGAAATTCGAAGACATGGCGTCACGCTGGTGGGATCTAGAAGGCGAATTTAAGCCGCTACATCAAATCAACCCACTGCGCCTAAATTACGTATTAGAGAAGACGGAAGGCCTATTTGGCAAGAAAGTCCTCGATGTTGGCTGCGGCGGCGGTATTCTTGCAGAAAGCATGGCGGTAGAAGGCGCGATAGTGACTGGCCTAGACATGGGTAAAGAACCGCTAGAAGTTGCGCGTCTTCACGCATTGGAAACTGGCACCAAGCTCGATTACATCCAGAGCACTATCGAAGACCACGCAGAACAAAACCCACAGACGTACGATGTGGTAACGTGCATGGAAATGCTTGAACACGTTCCAGACCCGCAATCTGTTATCACTGCCTGTTCGAAATTGGTCAAACCGGGCGGCCACGTGTTCTTTTCTACATTGAACCGTAACTTCAAATCTTACTTGTTTGCGATTGTTGGTGCAGAGAAGCTATTGAAGATCGTTCCAGAAGGCACTCATGAGCACGAGAAGTTCATTCGCCCTGCTGAACTTATCAAGATGGTCGATAACACGCCGCTGCAAGAATTAGGGATTACAGGGCTGCACTACAACCCTCTTACGGACACTTATCGTTTAGGCACAAATGTAGACGTAAACTACATCGTCCACACGCAAAACTTTGGCTAA
- a CDS encoding CinA family nicotinamide mononucleotide deamidase-related protein — MTKIAMLSTGEEVLHGDIVDTNAAWMSAEFYQHGFALAKRSTVGDQMNALVEELLMLSFNYDVVIVNGGLGPTTDDMSAAAAAAASEQKLIMFPEWLARMEEMFSGRGMPMPDSNLKQALLPANSEIVDNPVGTACGFKLKINDATFYFTPGVPSEFKRMVSFEIIPDLARTYPQVVASECSRLFTFGLSESGISDVLDQLKLPQGYELGYRSYLPFIEVKLFGPKSDLETRVKLLQMVYKLLESNVVSVDEPMIDHIGHIMAERKKTLSVSEVSTKGALSAWLQSNEQVEDCFGHSWVMAEPKESELEKSDPLAATFALAGATREKCGTELALVTGKLEGNTFSIALSSEAGEWGQVLEFYRQYKREDARTIIKTVAADMLRRHLDNKPMFGTYSSVKRLKDMFIPAAIIK; from the coding sequence ATGACGAAAATCGCAATGTTAAGCACAGGTGAAGAAGTTCTTCATGGAGACATTGTAGATACAAACGCAGCTTGGATGTCTGCTGAGTTTTATCAGCATGGTTTTGCTCTTGCTAAGCGCTCAACTGTGGGTGATCAAATGAATGCTCTTGTTGAAGAACTGCTGATGCTGAGCTTTAACTATGATGTGGTTATCGTTAATGGTGGTTTAGGCCCGACAACCGATGATATGAGTGCAGCAGCTGCGGCCGCTGCCTCAGAGCAGAAACTCATTATGTTCCCTGAATGGCTGGCGCGTATGGAAGAGATGTTTTCCGGGCGTGGTATGCCGATGCCTGATAGCAACCTAAAGCAGGCTTTGCTGCCAGCAAACTCGGAAATCGTCGATAACCCTGTCGGCACTGCATGTGGCTTCAAACTTAAGATTAACGATGCGACTTTTTATTTCACACCTGGAGTACCCAGTGAATTTAAGCGCATGGTGAGCTTTGAAATTATCCCTGACCTAGCTCGTACTTATCCTCAAGTGGTCGCTTCTGAATGCAGCAGGTTGTTTACCTTTGGTTTGTCCGAATCTGGCATCTCAGACGTGTTAGACCAGCTGAAATTGCCTCAAGGTTATGAATTGGGTTACCGCTCTTATCTGCCGTTTATTGAAGTGAAACTATTTGGGCCTAAGTCGGATTTAGAAACTCGCGTTAAGCTGCTGCAAATGGTGTACAAGCTGTTGGAAAGCAACGTTGTCAGTGTTGATGAGCCGATGATCGATCATATCGGCCACATTATGGCTGAGAGAAAGAAGACGCTGTCGGTATCGGAAGTGTCAACTAAAGGTGCGCTATCGGCTTGGCTGCAATCGAATGAGCAAGTTGAAGATTGCTTCGGCCACTCTTGGGTTATGGCGGAGCCAAAAGAGAGTGAGCTTGAAAAGAGCGATCCACTAGCGGCGACGTTTGCACTGGCTGGTGCCACAAGAGAAAAGTGCGGCACAGAGTTAGCCTTAGTAACGGGTAAGTTAGAGGGTAATACTTTTAGTATTGCGTTGTCGAGCGAAGCAGGCGAGTGGGGGCAAGTGCTGGAGTTCTACCGTCAATACAAGCGTGAAGATGCACGTACCATAATCAAAACCGTAGCAGCCGATATGCTGAGAAGGCACCTAGACAACAAACCGATGTTTGGCACTTACTCTTCGGTTAAGCGATTGAAAGACATGTTTATTCCAGCAGCTATCATTAAGTAA
- the yfaE gene encoding class I ribonucleotide reductase maintenance protein YfaE, whose protein sequence is MPTIKINKLTSIESNPSNTLLETMEQAGLEPEYNCRDGHCGACRCTLDSGEVEYVGFAMAYTQGNEILPCICKAKTELSLSNVIHRNKQKRA, encoded by the coding sequence ATGCCAACAATCAAAATCAACAAGCTGACTTCTATTGAATCTAACCCTTCAAACACTCTATTGGAAACAATGGAACAAGCGGGGTTAGAGCCAGAATACAACTGCCGAGATGGCCACTGTGGCGCTTGCCGTTGCACGTTGGATTCTGGAGAGGTCGAGTACGTTGGTTTTGCTATGGCTTACACGCAAGGTAATGAAATATTGCCTTGCATCTGTAAAGCAAAGACTGAGCTATCGCTGAGTAACGTTATTCATAGAAACAAGCAAAAACGCGCATAA